The following are from one region of the Andrena cerasifolii isolate SP2316 chromosome 1, iyAndCera1_principal, whole genome shotgun sequence genome:
- the LOC143372810 gene encoding uncharacterized protein LOC143372810 isoform X1 produces the protein MCSNYFEKHMRLARDLDDGIDKLNRTWKMPQVLIGCSGECTEETRSQIETVRNTMQTTKRKIEEDLINMKEYESQSSESIDQLLKETEATCESLKEHCDNLETVFAEYGYHYYKNDTLDLTNGNSNDQSNQHSTEGLGYLEVEFTPNLGWKCKIKQSEQSTPLSNTSSVLHTTTTSLINNVSQILEDTSITYKNSLGTPIRERPQEPSYSKHFYKVLKK, from the exons atgtGCTCGAATTATTTTGAGAAACACATGCGTCTAGCTCGAGATCTGGACGACGGTATCGATAAATTGAACAGGACATGGAAAATGCCACAGGTTTTAATTGGTTGTTCTGGAGAATGCACCGAAGAAACTAGGTCTCAGATTGAAACAGTACGGAACACTATGCAAACTACAAAG AGGAAAATAGAAGAAGACCTAATAAATATGAAAGAATATGAATCACAGAGTTCAGAATCTATCGACCAGTTACTTAAAGAAACTGAAGCAACATGCGAATCATTAAAAGAACACTGCGACAATTTAGAAACTGTCTTCGCGGAATATGGTTACcattattacaaaaatgataCCTTAGACCT AACTAATGGAAATAGTAATGACCAATCTAATCAGCACTCGACCGAAGGACTGGGATATTTAGAAGTTGAATTTACTCCCAATTTAGGTTGGAAGTGTAAAATAAAGCAAAGCGAGCAGTCAACTCCGCTGTCTAATACCAGCTCTGTATTGCACACAACTACGACGTCTTTAATTAATAATGTGTCACAAATTTTAGAGGATACTTCCATTACATATAAAAACTCTCTAGGTACTCCGATCAGAGAACGTCCGCAGGAACCCAGTTATTCTAAGCATTTTTATAAAGTACTGAAAAAATAA
- the LOC143372810 gene encoding uncharacterized protein LOC143372810 isoform X2 produces the protein MCSNYFEKHMRLARDLDDGIDKLNRTWKMPQVLIGCSGECTEETRSQIETRKIEEDLINMKEYESQSSESIDQLLKETEATCESLKEHCDNLETVFAEYGYHYYKNDTLDLTNGNSNDQSNQHSTEGLGYLEVEFTPNLGWKCKIKQSEQSTPLSNTSSVLHTTTTSLINNVSQILEDTSITYKNSLGTPIRERPQEPSYSKHFYKVLKK, from the exons atgtGCTCGAATTATTTTGAGAAACACATGCGTCTAGCTCGAGATCTGGACGACGGTATCGATAAATTGAACAGGACATGGAAAATGCCACAGGTTTTAATTGGTTGTTCTGGAGAATGCACCGAAGAAACTAGGTCTCAGATTGAAACA AGGAAAATAGAAGAAGACCTAATAAATATGAAAGAATATGAATCACAGAGTTCAGAATCTATCGACCAGTTACTTAAAGAAACTGAAGCAACATGCGAATCATTAAAAGAACACTGCGACAATTTAGAAACTGTCTTCGCGGAATATGGTTACcattattacaaaaatgataCCTTAGACCT AACTAATGGAAATAGTAATGACCAATCTAATCAGCACTCGACCGAAGGACTGGGATATTTAGAAGTTGAATTTACTCCCAATTTAGGTTGGAAGTGTAAAATAAAGCAAAGCGAGCAGTCAACTCCGCTGTCTAATACCAGCTCTGTATTGCACACAACTACGACGTCTTTAATTAATAATGTGTCACAAATTTTAGAGGATACTTCCATTACATATAAAAACTCTCTAGGTACTCCGATCAGAGAACGTCCGCAGGAACCCAGTTATTCTAAGCATTTTTATAAAGTACTGAAAAAATAA